In Ruminiclostridium papyrosolvens DSM 2782, the following proteins share a genomic window:
- a CDS encoding SDR family NAD(P)-dependent oxidoreductase, producing MFKEFGYSLIIDENNLVVRDHIVHGAKVMPGIVLLDLCIKVLLSENIDYKTIEFRNILFKTPIELLTSNKRELVISLKNIGQKSFITGKSHIADIEQNNTDEMVEHFECEICQVSPTAREQINISEQLTKSAEYIQDMDEAYKFVRNVGITHKSFMKAEGKVYCFKDKIITHSKLSQEANQYKDGFFHQPSIMDSSTIIPYLCIRDNKISEVENKAFIPIHIEKFRAFKPLYSEAYVYIENKDVSVANSGDVTSASWKIFDEQGQLAADIERLSSKQIREVGMATKQVTSTQEINSDEQEAPKLGLEKLSLTENSIEKYIIKKIEDLKKIIIQESDLEKGFYELGLDSRDLISVVKNIENQINIQLYPTIMFEYSNIKELSEYLKGQFSEQFNIYLTQNQTPPPNQKREKVKVTADKLNNQNDENVIFEAYWKEDIEEKEQSGEYGPSLTIILTNDSEVYKKAKEQLRNVIHICSNKMCKEIDDNNSYCINPLNKEEIEQVFSKTVPENANVNVVNMFDFDCLNELVSNYSEQVVYIFNALFCQALIKFADANSKIRIVNIGFHDNANNCYTSALTGFYKCLAAEKTRITSSIITLEYDKKLYSSQLVWKLIINEFSKQKLPVNEIKYRDYVRHVKELCLTEYKESTNVLFKDNGTYIITGGMGAIGKSLVNAIYKQYACNIILLGRSSITNEMDIWLQRVNSGKAKVVYHSADICNKQAVDKEVRWTLAEHGKINGIIHAAGCLQDAIIMSKKFSAEAEEPAITTKVAGINNLDSAIGEEKIDYMILFSSISAVFGNLGQSNYAYGNGYMDNFSSMRNELAHKKLRYGRTLSINWPLWELDGMDVGYDYSHIYNATGIQKMNHNRGIDLLLCANYDNSSQLIILNGVKAKINSFMTKHYKITDKNHVQQRKSMSEAYSQSKNIAIIGIGGQFPMAGNVMELWENLKSGKDCIQTVPEERWTREDIKAIIGEDSTLDVSNYGGFLKEIDRFDSRLFHITPSEAKMMDPQERLFLSIVWTTLEDAGYSMKQLVNKDIGVYVGTMWGQYQMFSTLLDNQPALPSSIFASIANRVSYYFNWHGPSLSIDTMCSSAMTAVKMACDSINNNEAEMAIAGGVNLSIHPAKYIVLAQNNFTSKDGRCRSFGENGSGYVPGEGVGALLLKKLDKAVENGDHIYGVIKACEINHGGRTGGYSVPSVQYQSKVIERAIKASKVLPSDISYIEAHGTGTALGDPIEIRALQSVFDKYTNEKQFCSIGSIKSNIGHLEAAAGIAGIIKVLLQMKYKKIVPSLHSKKINPNIDFKGTAFYCQQEYENWNSDGLRAAAISAFGAGGSNANIIIQEYEPSRSKVRGVSPKLFVFSAYNQDILLNYVKKHIDFLSQYSSYNDIPTENIDLADLDNIIIDFFGFNNNELLCTYLLDELNFDLYKMVKLEELLKRNRLKSPSVEQFAVCKSISELRQLLKTKNDCNETVCEVKAKSELSQEEEAEFLDSYEYTLQTGRVHMKKRLAVIASTTEELLVYLKMFLQNQNHENIILKQSKGEESTLLSMFKGNAGVNFIKALIDSGDLNNIGQLWVEGIDLEWEKLSNTKGRRRMSLPTYPFSGEQIPSAQLAISHNKGIYEEKENSDELNLYEIIKKVESGTMTVNSAIGFLERGN from the coding sequence TTGTTTAAAGAATTTGGGTATTCCCTCATAATAGACGAGAATAACTTGGTTGTAAGAGACCATATTGTACATGGTGCTAAAGTAATGCCGGGAATTGTATTATTAGATTTGTGTATTAAAGTATTATTGTCTGAGAACATTGATTACAAAACAATAGAATTCCGAAATATTCTCTTTAAAACACCAATTGAACTTTTAACATCTAATAAAAGAGAGTTAGTAATAAGTTTGAAAAATATTGGGCAAAAAAGCTTTATCACAGGTAAAAGTCATATTGCAGATATAGAGCAAAATAATACAGATGAAATGGTGGAGCATTTTGAATGTGAAATTTGTCAAGTATCTCCAACTGCCCGGGAGCAGATAAATATATCAGAGCAACTGACTAAATCGGCTGAGTATATTCAGGATATGGATGAAGCATATAAGTTTGTGAGAAATGTTGGAATTACTCATAAATCTTTTATGAAGGCGGAAGGCAAAGTTTATTGCTTTAAAGATAAAATAATTACTCACAGCAAACTGAGTCAGGAAGCAAATCAATATAAGGACGGTTTTTTTCATCAGCCTTCCATTATGGATTCATCAACCATAATACCCTATTTATGTATTAGAGATAACAAAATAAGCGAAGTTGAAAATAAAGCTTTTATACCAATACATATAGAAAAATTCAGGGCATTTAAACCACTTTACAGTGAAGCATATGTTTATATTGAAAATAAAGATGTGTCTGTAGCCAATAGCGGTGATGTTACAAGTGCCAGCTGGAAAATCTTCGACGAACAAGGCCAATTAGCTGCTGATATTGAAAGATTGTCATCAAAGCAGATTCGGGAAGTAGGTATGGCAACGAAACAGGTTACTTCCACCCAAGAGATAAACTCTGATGAACAGGAAGCTCCGAAGTTGGGGCTTGAAAAATTATCATTAACAGAGAATAGCATTGAAAAATATATCATTAAAAAAATAGAAGACTTAAAAAAAATCATTATACAGGAATCAGATTTAGAAAAAGGCTTTTATGAACTGGGACTTGATTCAAGGGATCTTATTTCAGTAGTTAAAAATATTGAAAATCAAATAAATATACAGCTTTACCCTACAATTATGTTTGAATACTCTAATATAAAGGAGTTAAGTGAATATTTAAAAGGTCAGTTCAGTGAACAATTTAACATTTATCTTACACAAAATCAGACCCCTCCACCTAATCAAAAGAGGGAAAAGGTTAAAGTTACTGCTGATAAATTAAATAATCAGAATGATGAAAATGTCATTTTTGAAGCATATTGGAAGGAAGATATTGAAGAAAAAGAACAAAGTGGGGAGTATGGTCCGTCTTTAACCATAATTTTAACAAATGACTCAGAGGTCTACAAGAAGGCTAAAGAACAGCTTAGAAATGTAATACATATATGTTCAAATAAAATGTGCAAGGAGATTGACGATAACAATAGCTACTGTATAAATCCTCTGAATAAGGAAGAAATAGAGCAAGTATTTTCAAAGACAGTACCTGAAAATGCAAATGTTAATGTGGTCAATATGTTTGATTTTGACTGCTTAAATGAGCTTGTTTCTAATTACTCGGAGCAAGTAGTGTATATTTTTAATGCATTGTTTTGCCAAGCCTTGATTAAGTTTGCCGATGCTAACAGTAAAATCAGAATTGTTAATATTGGTTTTCACGATAACGCAAATAATTGCTATACTTCGGCATTGACTGGCTTTTATAAGTGTTTGGCGGCAGAAAAAACGAGGATTACTTCAAGTATTATTACATTGGAATATGATAAGAAACTATATAGCAGTCAACTTGTATGGAAGCTTATAATTAATGAGTTTTCTAAACAAAAGCTTCCTGTAAATGAAATAAAATATCGGGATTATGTGAGACATGTCAAGGAACTGTGTTTGACGGAATATAAGGAGAGCACGAATGTCCTTTTTAAAGACAATGGAACATATATTATCACTGGTGGTATGGGGGCAATTGGAAAAAGCTTAGTTAACGCAATATATAAGCAGTATGCATGTAATATCATCTTACTTGGAAGAAGCAGTATAACAAATGAAATGGACATATGGCTTCAAAGGGTTAATAGCGGTAAAGCAAAAGTGGTGTACCATAGTGCAGATATCTGTAATAAACAGGCAGTTGATAAGGAAGTCCGATGGACATTAGCAGAACATGGAAAGATAAACGGCATCATACATGCAGCAGGCTGCCTACAAGATGCTATTATCATGTCCAAAAAGTTCTCGGCTGAAGCAGAGGAACCGGCTATTACTACTAAAGTAGCAGGTATCAATAATTTAGACAGTGCAATTGGTGAAGAAAAAATTGATTATATGATATTGTTTTCTTCAATATCCGCTGTTTTTGGAAATCTGGGGCAGTCAAATTACGCTTATGGTAATGGGTATATGGACAACTTTTCATCTATGAGAAACGAACTGGCTCATAAGAAGCTGCGTTATGGAAGGACACTTTCCATTAACTGGCCCTTGTGGGAATTGGACGGGATGGATGTTGGATATGATTATAGTCACATTTATAATGCAACCGGAATACAAAAGATGAATCACAATAGGGGTATTGATTTATTGCTCTGTGCAAATTATGATAATTCGTCACAGCTAATTATATTAAATGGCGTTAAAGCTAAAATCAATTCCTTTATGACAAAGCATTATAAGATAACCGATAAAAATCATGTGCAGCAGAGAAAGAGCATGTCAGAAGCATATTCACAGTCAAAAAATATTGCCATTATCGGAATTGGCGGTCAATTTCCCATGGCAGGTAATGTTATGGAGTTGTGGGAAAACCTAAAGAGCGGAAAAGACTGTATTCAGACAGTGCCGGAAGAACGTTGGACGAGGGAAGATATTAAAGCCATAATAGGCGAGGATAGTACATTGGATGTAAGTAATTATGGAGGTTTTCTTAAAGAAATTGACAGGTTCGATTCAAGACTATTTCATATCACACCCTCGGAAGCCAAAATGATGGACCCCCAAGAAAGGCTGTTTTTATCAATTGTATGGACAACCCTAGAAGATGCGGGTTATTCCATGAAGCAATTAGTGAATAAAGATATAGGTGTATATGTAGGAACAATGTGGGGGCAGTACCAAATGTTCAGTACCTTGCTGGATAATCAGCCTGCATTGCCCTCGTCAATTTTTGCATCCATTGCAAACAGGGTGTCCTATTACTTTAATTGGCACGGCCCAAGCCTTTCTATTGATACAATGTGCTCCTCAGCTATGACGGCAGTAAAAATGGCATGTGACAGTATTAATAATAATGAGGCAGAAATGGCTATTGCAGGGGGAGTAAATTTATCTATTCATCCTGCAAAATATATAGTATTAGCACAAAACAATTTTACTTCAAAAGATGGCAGATGCCGTTCTTTTGGTGAGAATGGCTCGGGCTATGTACCGGGTGAAGGGGTTGGGGCATTACTCCTGAAAAAATTAGACAAGGCAGTAGAAAATGGCGACCATATTTATGGAGTTATTAAAGCCTGTGAGATAAACCATGGAGGAAGAACGGGAGGCTACAGTGTTCCGAGTGTGCAATATCAGAGCAAGGTAATAGAACGTGCTATAAAAGCTTCAAAAGTTTTGCCTTCGGATATTTCATATATAGAAGCTCACGGAACAGGCACAGCTTTAGGCGACCCAATAGAAATAAGGGCTTTGCAAAGCGTATTTGATAAGTATACAAATGAGAAGCAGTTTTGCTCCATAGGTTCGATTAAATCTAATATCGGACATTTAGAAGCTGCAGCAGGTATTGCCGGAATAATCAAGGTATTACTTCAGATGAAGTATAAAAAAATAGTTCCAAGTCTTCACTCTAAAAAGATAAATCCAAACATAGACTTCAAGGGAACAGCATTTTATTGTCAGCAAGAGTATGAAAATTGGAATTCTGACGGATTAAGAGCAGCGGCAATCAGTGCTTTTGGAGCAGGAGGCTCTAATGCCAATATTATAATCCAAGAATATGAGCCAAGCCGGAGTAAGGTAAGAGGCGTTAGCCCTAAGTTATTTGTATTTTCAGCATATAATCAGGATATCTTATTAAATTATGTTAAGAAGCATATTGATTTTTTAAGTCAGTACAGCAGCTATAATGATATTCCGACTGAGAATATAGATTTGGCTGACTTAGATAATATAATTATAGATTTCTTTGGATTTAACAACAATGAGCTGCTTTGTACTTATTTACTTGATGAATTAAATTTTGATTTATATAAAATGGTAAAGTTAGAGGAATTGTTGAAACGAAACAGGTTAAAATCACCGTCAGTTGAACAATTTGCCGTATGTAAATCCATCAGCGAGCTGAGACAATTATTAAAAACTAAAAATGATTGTAATGAAACGGTTTGTGAGGTTAAAGCAAAGAGTGAACTATCTCAAGAGGAAGAAGCTGAGTTCTTGGATTCTTATGAGTATACTTTACAGACAGGCCGTGTGCATATGAAAAAAAGATTAGCTGTAATTGCCTCTACGACAGAAGAACTGCTTGTATATTTGAAAATGTTTCTTCAAAACCAAAACCATGAAAATATTATATTGAAGCAAAGCAAGGGAGAGGAAAGTACTTTACTGTCAATGTTTAAAGGAAATGCAGGTGTTAATTTTATAAAAGCACTGATAGATAGTGGTGATTTAAATAATATCGGACAATTATGGGTTGAAGGAATAGATTTGGAGTGGGAGAAGCTGAGTAATACTAAAGGCAGAAGGAGGATGTCCCTTCCAACGTACCCATTTTCCGGCGAACAAATTCCATCGGCACAACTTGCTATCAGCCATAATAAAGGGATTTATGAGGAGAAGGAAAATAGCGATGAATTAAATTTATATGAAATAATTAAGAAGGTAGAAAGCGGAACCATGACAGTTAATAGCGCAATAGGCTTTTTAGAAAGAGGGAATTAA